One genomic segment of Bdellovibrionales bacterium includes these proteins:
- a CDS encoding HAMP domain-containing histidine kinase, with protein sequence MIRVKIYHKYFLLAFSLLAIFVVLGVLFTSFLARLMSPNSDFFPGVMIARTVDKINPNDKVESLKEFLAWHTNLPRPQLTLIDQDGKTLFTNMLHFKLDWRKLQKPEVEYGHLIIENLEEENSQPPPLLPGLLEPAGQRGGPSGPMGGDGQYMLIRLANAPPQFLLVGPPSTAGSPPPLLPLLSLLSLACSLILGIGATIAITYSRVRKGIGIADEVITELQNGNLKARFPIHRKDEFGQAMIRFNFMASEIEKLVINVRDVEQARKKLLQELAHDLRTPMASLKSMVETLHQNNHKLQVQVQEELLSLSLKEIDYLGRLVEDLLFLAQVQEPSYQRDQQSFDLAEILLEEIEDCQLRSVHQGQKLKSIVIERAFPFFLWETPTSYGAFFEMRWKTLPLLLERKSELFLKLSLRIEFIFRSKTMALDLVRRVSLHLAIDA encoded by the coding sequence GTGATCCGTGTTAAGATTTATCATAAATATTTTCTTCTCGCATTTTCCCTTTTAGCCATTTTCGTTGTTCTTGGGGTCTTGTTCACCTCCTTTTTAGCTCGCCTGATGTCACCCAATAGTGACTTCTTTCCCGGCGTAATGATCGCTAGGACAGTTGATAAAATCAATCCAAATGACAAAGTAGAAAGTCTTAAGGAATTTCTCGCCTGGCACACAAATCTGCCAAGGCCGCAACTGACTCTGATTGACCAGGACGGAAAAACCCTGTTCACGAATATGCTCCACTTTAAATTGGATTGGAGAAAATTACAAAAACCAGAAGTCGAATATGGCCATCTCATTATAGAAAACCTTGAAGAAGAAAATTCTCAACCGCCACCCTTGCTGCCAGGACTCCTCGAACCCGCCGGCCAAAGAGGCGGGCCCTCTGGGCCTATGGGCGGAGACGGACAATACATGCTCATACGACTTGCCAATGCTCCACCTCAATTTCTACTTGTTGGACCGCCATCAACGGCTGGCAGTCCCCCACCACTCCTCCCACTCTTGAGCCTACTGTCACTTGCTTGCTCACTTATCTTGGGAATCGGGGCCACGATTGCAATTACATATAGCCGTGTCCGAAAGGGCATCGGGATCGCCGACGAAGTCATAACAGAACTCCAAAATGGCAATCTAAAGGCTCGATTTCCGATTCATAGAAAAGATGAGTTTGGTCAGGCGATGATAAGATTTAATTTTATGGCCAGCGAAATTGAAAAACTTGTGATCAATGTGCGAGATGTTGAGCAGGCGAGAAAGAAATTGCTTCAGGAATTAGCTCACGATCTGAGAACTCCGATGGCCTCACTAAAAAGTATGGTGGAGACTCTACATCAAAATAATCACAAGCTGCAAGTTCAAGTGCAAGAGGAACTCTTAAGTCTGTCCCTAAAGGAGATTGACTATCTTGGGCGTCTGGTCGAGGACCTCCTATTTCTGGCACAGGTTCAGGAGCCGAGCTACCAGAGAGATCAGCAAAGCTTCGATTTGGCAGAGATTCTTTTGGAGGAAATCGAAGATTGCCAACTCAGATCCGTTCACCAAGGTCAAAAATTGAAATCAATAGTGATAGAGAGAGCCTTCCCATTTTTCTTGTGGGAGACCCCTACCTCATACGGCGCCTTTTTCGAAATGCGCTGGAAAACTCTTCCTCTTTTGCTAGAAAGAAAATCAGAATTGTTCTTAAAACTCTCCTTGAGAATAGAGTTTATCTTTCGATCGAAGACGATGGCCCTGGACTTAGTGAGGAGGGTCTCGCTTCATTTGGCTATCGACGCATGA
- the thrA gene encoding bifunctional aspartate kinase/homoserine dehydrogenase I: MLTSALQEAQLDVAFLDARKILFVCDSENGPVVDWEISQAKMDSWINQFNNHFLVVTGFIASSLDGIPTTLKRNGSDFSAAIFGVLLGAREITIWKDVDGVLSADPKRVPDAVVLNEMSYNEASELAYFGAKVIHPKTLAPAILHQIPIRIRNSFDLNKPGTLIHTKSSSTFPVKGFSTIENVALINVEGTGMLGVPGVASRLFGALREVSISVIMISQASSEHSICFVVPQAQAADASAAANRAFHAERLQGFVQKIDVQEMCCVLAAVGDNMAYHPGTAGKFFSALGEAKVNVKAIAQGSSERNISVVLDQADATRGLQAVHSAFYLSRQTVSVGLIGPGQVGATLLQQLASQTDLLHDRLGVDFRLRAIANTTKMLLSQKPIDLNHWQEIFQENHQAFDLEKFLRHIRSDSIPHAALVDCTASSTVSESYPTVFEQGIHIVTPNKKANSGPLELYYKIKEAAKKNRVHYLYEGTVGAGLPLINTCREFVQTGDKVFEIEGVFSGTLSYLFNLYDGSKPFSELVLEARSKGYTEPDPRDDLSGTDVARKLVILGREAQFHLSIEDVEVQNLIPLALRTVGLDEFLERLAEYDSEMNQRIKASRQKGEVLRYVGRVDSQNRAEVALRSVPQNHSFGRIAGTDNIVAFKTRRYCHQPLIVQGPGAGPEVTAGGVFADLLKLAYYLGAPSQL; this comes from the coding sequence ATACTGACCTCGGCACTACAGGAAGCTCAACTGGACGTCGCTTTTTTAGATGCGCGAAAAATATTGTTTGTTTGTGACAGTGAAAATGGCCCAGTCGTAGACTGGGAAATATCGCAAGCGAAAATGGATAGCTGGATCAATCAATTTAACAATCATTTTTTGGTTGTCACTGGTTTTATCGCGTCCAGTTTGGACGGGATTCCGACCACATTGAAGCGAAACGGAAGCGACTTTTCGGCTGCTATTTTTGGCGTTTTGCTGGGAGCAAGGGAAATCACTATTTGGAAGGACGTCGATGGTGTTCTCAGCGCAGATCCCAAGCGCGTCCCTGATGCGGTGGTCTTAAATGAAATGAGCTATAATGAGGCCAGCGAGCTGGCTTATTTTGGAGCCAAAGTTATTCATCCAAAAACTCTAGCTCCCGCAATTCTCCATCAGATTCCTATTCGTATTCGTAATTCCTTTGATCTCAATAAGCCAGGAACATTGATTCATACAAAATCTTCTTCGACTTTTCCTGTAAAGGGTTTCTCCACCATCGAAAATGTGGCTCTCATCAATGTGGAGGGAACGGGAATGCTCGGCGTGCCGGGAGTAGCGAGTCGGCTATTCGGGGCACTTCGTGAAGTGAGCATCTCCGTTATCATGATTTCCCAAGCGAGTTCGGAGCATTCGATTTGTTTTGTCGTTCCCCAAGCCCAGGCTGCTGATGCCTCCGCGGCGGCAAACAGGGCCTTTCACGCAGAAAGGCTCCAAGGATTTGTACAAAAAATCGATGTTCAGGAGATGTGCTGTGTGTTGGCAGCAGTCGGAGATAACATGGCCTATCATCCCGGAACCGCTGGAAAATTTTTTTCTGCCTTGGGCGAGGCAAAGGTAAATGTGAAGGCCATTGCCCAAGGATCCTCTGAACGAAATATATCAGTTGTTCTTGACCAGGCAGATGCGACTCGCGGCCTTCAAGCTGTCCACTCGGCCTTTTATTTATCGAGGCAAACTGTTTCTGTTGGATTGATTGGTCCCGGCCAGGTTGGCGCTACTCTTCTTCAACAATTGGCGAGTCAGACTGATCTTTTGCATGATCGTTTAGGTGTTGATTTCCGTCTACGGGCCATCGCCAATACCACCAAAATGCTTCTTTCCCAAAAGCCTATCGACTTGAATCATTGGCAGGAGATCTTTCAAGAGAATCATCAAGCCTTTGATTTGGAGAAATTTCTTCGGCACATTCGATCTGATTCAATTCCTCACGCAGCTTTGGTGGATTGTACGGCGAGCTCAACTGTCTCAGAGAGCTATCCGACGGTTTTCGAGCAGGGAATCCACATCGTGACCCCTAATAAAAAAGCAAATTCTGGACCACTCGAACTTTATTATAAGATCAAGGAGGCCGCTAAAAAGAATCGCGTTCACTATCTTTACGAAGGGACCGTGGGTGCAGGCCTGCCTCTGATTAACACTTGCAGAGAATTTGTGCAGACAGGGGATAAAGTCTTCGAAATAGAAGGAGTATTTTCTGGCACTCTCTCTTATCTCTTTAACCTTTACGATGGCTCGAAGCCCTTTTCGGAATTGGTTTTGGAGGCTCGATCTAAAGGTTACACAGAACCTGATCCACGCGATGATTTGTCAGGAACAGATGTCGCAAGAAAATTGGTCATTCTGGGGCGAGAAGCCCAGTTTCATCTGAGTATCGAAGATGTGGAGGTTCAGAATCTGATACCTCTGGCTCTTCGCACAGTCGGTCTTGATGAATTTTTGGAGAGATTAGCTGAATATGATTCGGAGATGAATCAGAGAATCAAGGCGTCTCGCCAAAAGGGCGAGGTCTTAAGGTATGTGGGTCGCGTGGATTCTCAAAACCGAGCAGAAGTTGCGCTAAGATCCGTCCCTCAAAACCATTCCTTTGGAAGAATAGCTGGGACAGATAATATTGTGGCATTCAAAACCAGACGATACTGCCACCAGCCTCTGATCGTGCAGGGCCCAGGAGCGGGACCAGAAGTCACCGCTGGCGGAGTTTTTGCGGATCTTCTCAAATTGGCCTATTACCTTGGAGCACCATCGCAGCTATGA
- a CDS encoding response regulator transcription factor, with protein MNLLLVEDDPVLARGIQINLETEGYRVFLANSLRTAFAINENEKLSLVLLDLGLGDGSGIEFLIKVRESQSRLPIIILTAKTDEDSVVEALQRGANDYVKKPFGNKELVARIKAVLREPQMRETQTRFGELLLLIDQRIVMYKGKAVEMNRREFDILFLLVQRANTIVSRENILQILDKDGEIFDRTIDSHVSHLRSKFRSSEIADLKISSVYGVGYRLERV; from the coding sequence GTGAATTTACTGTTGGTCGAGGATGATCCCGTTCTAGCACGGGGGATTCAAATAAATCTAGAGACTGAGGGATATCGAGTTTTTCTGGCAAATAGCCTCAGAACAGCTTTTGCCATTAATGAAAATGAGAAGCTTTCATTGGTTCTCCTGGACCTCGGCCTCGGTGACGGAAGCGGGATAGAGTTTTTAATCAAAGTAAGAGAGTCTCAGTCTCGCCTCCCAATTATCATCTTAACAGCTAAAACTGATGAGGACAGTGTCGTTGAGGCTCTTCAAAGAGGAGCCAATGACTACGTGAAGAAGCCCTTTGGAAACAAAGAGTTAGTTGCAAGAATCAAAGCGGTACTTCGAGAACCACAAATGAGAGAAACTCAAACAAGATTTGGAGAGCTTCTCCTTCTTATCGACCAAAGAATCGTCATGTACAAAGGAAAGGCCGTCGAAATGAATCGCCGTGAATTTGATATCCTTTTTCTTTTGGTTCAGAGAGCAAACACAATCGTATCTAGAGAGAATATTCTTCAGATTCTTGATAAGGACGGTGAAATTTTTGATCGCACAATTGATTCGCATGTGAGCCACCTGAGATCAAAATTTCGAAGTTCGGAAATTGCTGATTTGAAAATTTCCTCAGTCTATGGCGTCGGTTATCGACTGGAGAGGGTGTGA
- the pbpC gene encoding penicillin-binding protein 1C, which produces MSLITLGYFLTPSFSGVVQLAAGSDRLLLSRDGDPLQILRTDFNRRRLGWYPLRLFSDDIRQAVIQAEDQRFFSHVGFDLQSLIRASAAIFKGNRVQGASTITMQLSDLIQPEVLVNNSRIKKGSWIHKLQQIVRAPFLELRWSKNEILEAYLNLIHLRGEFQGIPAASYSFFNKHPVTLDNSESVVLAASISGPNQSFKVLERRACSLMRRLGESSSNLSRDLNNECDSDELRSALGLMSQKPKGSIPMPNEAPHLARRLFRDHPTEMIVHSSIDRKLQREVSAILERQIARLQGKNVHDAAAIVVENVSGKVIAYVGAVKSSLSPHVDGVQSPRQAGSTLKPFIYAKALDSRILTSASVLVDDATTISWGEYVYRPINYNRTFYGDVSVREALGSSLNVPAVKVVTILGLGETYGILKSLQFSTLKEADFYGASMVLGAVDVRLDELTNAYRTLANGGIWSQLDLIERKAGGPSTLSTMSQEAAFIVSNILSDANARSIGFGWESPLETSFWTAVKTGTSKDYRDNWCVGSSERYTVGVWAGNFDAQAMDEVSGVSGAAPSWQEIMEHLHKDEPSKAPQIPKGLVTQKIRHQWKSNPQNEFFIKGTEPLGKVIELAPEKRVQFVFPAEGSTLIRDPKISDNRIALYVRFKGEVPENSLLKLNGGILGHAMSPFKIEKPEAGRHQMMIISPLGEPLAKVNFLIKGG; this is translated from the coding sequence TTGTCTTTAATTACGCTCGGCTATTTTCTAACTCCCTCCTTTTCGGGAGTTGTTCAGCTTGCTGCCGGATCAGATCGGCTTTTGCTTTCCCGCGATGGTGATCCCTTGCAAATTTTGCGTACTGATTTTAACCGGCGTCGACTGGGTTGGTATCCTCTCCGCTTATTTTCGGATGACATCCGACAGGCTGTTATCCAAGCTGAAGATCAGCGTTTTTTTTCTCATGTTGGATTCGATCTTCAGTCTCTGATTCGAGCCTCAGCCGCTATTTTTAAGGGCAATCGAGTCCAGGGCGCAAGCACCATTACAATGCAACTCAGCGATCTTATTCAACCAGAGGTCCTTGTTAACAATAGCCGTATTAAAAAGGGGTCTTGGATTCATAAACTACAGCAAATTGTTCGAGCCCCCTTTCTAGAATTAAGATGGAGTAAAAATGAGATTTTAGAGGCATATCTGAATTTGATCCATCTGCGTGGAGAGTTTCAAGGGATACCGGCAGCAAGTTATTCCTTTTTTAACAAACATCCCGTGACGCTGGATAATAGCGAATCAGTTGTTCTAGCGGCTTCGATATCGGGCCCAAATCAAAGTTTTAAAGTCCTCGAGAGAAGGGCTTGTTCACTGATGAGAAGGCTCGGTGAAAGCTCTTCAAACCTATCTCGCGACCTGAATAATGAGTGTGATAGTGATGAATTGAGGTCGGCTTTGGGTTTGATGAGCCAAAAGCCAAAGGGCTCAATTCCCATGCCAAACGAGGCGCCGCATCTTGCTCGACGACTTTTCCGGGACCATCCAACAGAAATGATCGTGCATTCAAGTATAGACCGGAAGCTGCAGAGAGAGGTCTCTGCAATCCTGGAAAGGCAAATTGCCCGGCTTCAAGGTAAGAACGTTCACGATGCAGCAGCGATCGTGGTAGAGAATGTCAGCGGTAAAGTCATTGCTTATGTAGGAGCCGTCAAAAGTTCTTTGAGTCCTCATGTCGATGGGGTTCAATCACCTCGTCAAGCCGGCTCAACACTGAAACCATTTATTTATGCAAAAGCACTCGACAGCAGGATTTTAACTTCAGCTTCCGTTTTGGTGGATGATGCAACGACAATATCTTGGGGAGAATATGTTTATCGACCGATTAATTACAATCGGACTTTTTATGGCGATGTTTCTGTGAGGGAGGCTCTTGGATCTTCGCTCAACGTCCCGGCAGTCAAAGTTGTTACAATTCTAGGACTTGGAGAAACCTACGGTATCTTAAAAAGCCTTCAATTTTCGACATTGAAAGAAGCTGATTTTTATGGCGCTTCAATGGTGCTTGGAGCTGTAGATGTACGGCTAGATGAGCTGACAAATGCCTACCGCACACTGGCTAACGGTGGCATTTGGTCACAACTCGATTTAATTGAGAGAAAAGCGGGAGGGCCATCGACTCTGTCCACGATGTCCCAAGAGGCCGCCTTTATTGTTTCAAATATCCTTTCTGATGCCAATGCTCGGTCCATTGGTTTTGGATGGGAAAGTCCTCTTGAGACTTCCTTTTGGACGGCGGTGAAAACCGGTACCAGCAAAGACTATCGAGACAACTGGTGTGTGGGTTCAAGTGAGCGCTACACAGTAGGAGTTTGGGCGGGAAATTTTGACGCTCAAGCAATGGACGAAGTGAGCGGAGTTTCTGGAGCGGCTCCTTCATGGCAGGAGATCATGGAGCATTTGCACAAAGATGAGCCGAGTAAAGCGCCTCAAATTCCGAAGGGTTTAGTCACTCAAAAAATTCGTCACCAGTGGAAGAGCAATCCCCAAAATGAGTTTTTTATTAAAGGCACTGAGCCTTTGGGCAAGGTGATAGAGCTAGCTCCTGAAAAGCGGGTCCAATTTGTATTTCCTGCGGAGGGATCAACCCTTATAAGGGATCCAAAGATTTCTGATAACCGCATTGCTTTGTACGTCCGATTTAAAGGGGAAGTTCCTGAAAACAGCCTACTGAAATTGAACGGGGGCATTTTGGGTCATGCGATGAGTCCTTTTAAAATTGAGAAACCCGAAGCGGGTCGTCATCAGATGATGATCATTTCACCCTTAGGAGAGCCCCTTGCAAAAGTTAATTTTTTGATTAAGGGTGGATAG